In Debaryomyces hansenii CBS767 chromosome B complete sequence, one genomic interval encodes:
- a CDS encoding DEHA2B00946p (similar to uniprot|P25566 Saccharomyces cerevisiae YCL033c) → MFRRNITQLKPLLTRNSLKQQLPRFISQAKMTKSEEEWKAILSPQQFRVLRQQGTEAPYTGEYNSKPATKAGVYECVGCGNPLYKSSTKFDSNCGWPAFYEAIPDSLKILKDSSHGMVREEMRCNKCDGHLGHIFRGEGYKNPTDERHCVNSVCLKFKE, encoded by the coding sequence ATGTTTCGTAGAAATATTACACAGCTAAAGCCATTATTAACTAGGAATAGTTTGAAGCAACAATTACCAAGATTTATATCTCAAGCCAAAATGACAAAAAGCGAAGAAGAATGGAAAGCAATTCTTTCGCCACAGCAATTCAGAGTCTTAAGACAACAAGGAACAGAAGCACCTTATACAGGGGAATACAATTCTAAGCCTGCGACAAAAGCTGGAGTTTACGAATGTGTTGGATGTGGAAACCCATTATATAAGTCACTGACGAAATTCGATTCCAATTGTGGGTGGCCTGCGTTCTATGAGGCTATCCCAGACTCACTCAAAATACTCAAGGATCTGTCGCATGGTATGGTAAGGGAAGAAATGCGTTGTAATAAGTGTGATGGTCACTTAGGTCATATATTCAGAGGTGAAGGATATAAAAACCCTACTGATGAAAGACACTGTGTTAATAGTGTGTGCttgaaatttaaagaataa